A DNA window from Trypanosoma brucei brucei TREU927 chromosome 10, whole genome shotgun sequence contains the following coding sequences:
- a CDS encoding mitochondrial carrier protein, putative, translated as MSKETKAPANAPLPKVYTIGIAGFSGMFAWLFTHPYEMWKNTVMTAPKGTSQKECLVKVWERGPFRGLSTGILRQAVYAPARLGCYPIFRDAIMSLKGDADGMPTVAERALAGALAGVFSSILTSPVEVCLVLQMTGASKQSLTRAAITVYSTNGITGYWRGVSALASRAALVGVAQVAVHDQVLSALRRRNVSYSQLHGTQPYGDNIVVNAASILTALFYSVITMPVEFARVRMSADTTKAKYKSVTQTIGRVVREEGALAVYDSFAPYFFRCATHTVVCFFTIEYITRKVKGWRAAKLQAKQ; from the coding sequence atgtcgAAAGAGACAAAGGCGCCCGCGAATGCGCCCCTTCCTAAGGTCTACACGATCGGGATTGCTGGTTTTTCCGGCATGTTTGCATGGTTGTTCACGCACCCTTATGAAATGTGGAAGAATACGGTGATGACTGCACCCAAAGGTACCTCACAGAAGGAATGTTTGGTTAAGGTGTGGGAACGTGGACCATTCAGGGGTTTGTCTACGGGAATCCTCCGCCAGGCCGTGTACGCTCCTGCAAGACTTGGGTGTTATCCCATATTTCGTGATGCCATCATGTCTCTGAAGGGTGACGCCGACGGCATGCCAACAGTTGCCGAGCGTGCACTTGCTGGCGCCCTGGCTGGTGTCTTTTCCAGTATCCTCACTTCCCCAGTGGAGGTTTGTCTCGTTCTGCAAATGACCGGTGCATCGAAGCAGTCGTTGACGCGTGCGGCGATTACCGTATACTCAACTAACGGAATCACGGGATATTGGCGTGGTGTCAGTGCCCTTGCTTCTCGTGCAGCACTGGTGGGCGTTGCCCAAGTCGCTGTGCATGATCAAGTCCTTTCCGCGTTGCGGCGTCGTAATGTTTCCTACTCTCAATTGCACGGAACCCAACCATACGGAGACAACATTGTCGTCAATGCAGCGAGCATCCTTACAGCATTGTTTTATTCCGTTATCACGATGCCAGTTGAATTCGCACGTGTACGTATGTCCGCTGATACCACCAAAGCAAAGTATAAGAGTGTGACTCAGACGATAGGACGAGTCGTTCGTGAGGAGGGGGCATTGGCGGTGTACGACTCCTTCGCGCCGTACTTTTTCCGCTGTGCGACACACACAGTGGTGTGCTTCTTCACAATTGAATACATCACAAGAAAGGTGAAGGGGTGGCGTGCCGCCAAGCTTCAGGCAAAGCAGTAG
- a CDS encoding prolyl-tRNA synthetase, with product MLMATCIRNNLSPLLSRCWSCAALRQRQRRGLLFSAVTRRVINSHAAAACYSARCYSQRHRSEVHGPLCSNLRPSVNSPFTTTTEQSTKAPRTMSASNCRGEAELLQVLQSLGLSLPTISHEEKHTVEEANKELGRFEVPCIGTKNLFLKSSKGELVLVSALHTTKTNMKTVQNAMKTKDLRFASEDLLLEKLGVVQGSVTPFALVNNGAKDVKVALDKALVDSTLPVVFHPCRNDKSTLITPTQLQDFLQKIDFPYIVVDFSEKATTAPATTDAKKTKVAPGPSVGEAKGDTKGETKLGIMASRRDNFSQWYTEVITKAEMIEYYDVSGCYIMRPWSFFIWKSVQKFFGSRIEAMGVEDCYFPMFVSKTCLEREKDHIEGFAPEVAWVTKAGESDLEVPVAIRPTSETVMYPYYAKWIRSHRDLPVRLNAWNSVVRWEFSHPMPFIRTREFLWQEGHCAWQTEEECSREVLEILDHYAAVYTDLLAVPVVKGKKTEKEKFAGGYYTTTVETYIAAVGRGCQGGTSHNLGQNFGKMFNICFQDPDKNDDSTLIPWQNSWGLSTRVIGVTIMVHGDDRGIVLPPRVACLQVVIIPVGITKDTRQEQRNVLLDGCKALEGELRTAGIRVKADLRNNYSPGWRFNHWELKGVPVRVELGPKEMETKQLSLVLRCDGQRRSVPWDGRIAETMSDLLNEIHNIMFQRASKEAEENRKKITRWDDFTAAINNKSLVLAPWCGAESCEDQVKKDSAEESKALQTQEEREDARAPSMGAKALCIPFEQPESVEGKKCICRSCDKPAQKWVLFGRSY from the coding sequence ATGCTGATGGCAACATGTATCCGCAATAACCTTAGTCCTCTCCTGTCGCGCTGTTGGAGTTGCGCCGCCTTGCGCCAGAGGCAGCGGCGGGGCCTGCTGTTCTCCGCAGTGACACGGAGAGTTATTAACAGtcatgctgctgctgcctgtTATTCAGCGCGGTGCTACTCTCAACGACATCGCAGTGAAGTGCATGGACCATTATGTTCAAATTTGCGCCCTAGTGTAAACTCCCCCTTTACCACCACAACAGAGCAGAGCACAAAAGCACCCAGAACAATGTCAGCAAGTAATTGTCGAGGCGAGGCGGAGCTCTTGCAAGTGCTGCAGAGCTTGGGTTTAAGTCTTCCAACTATTTCTCATGAAGAGAAGCACACGGTGGAAGAGGCGAACAAGGAACTAGGTCGATTTGAGGTCCCTTGCATTGGCACCAAGAACTTGTTTCTCAAGAGTTCAAAGGGTGAATTGGTTCTCGTTTCAGCATTACATACAACCAAAACTAACATGAAAACGGTACAGAACGCCATGAAAACGAAGGACCTCCGCTTTGCGTCGGAAGACCTTTTACTTGAAAAGTTGGGTGTTGTGCAGGGTAGCGTGACACCCTTTGCATTGGTTAATAATGGCGCGAAGGACGTAAAAGTCGCCCTGGACAAGGCGTTGGTCGACAGCACCCTTCCAGTTGTTTTTCATCCATGTCGTAACGACAAGAGTACTTTAATAACACCGACGCAGCTCCAGGATTTCTTGCAGAAAATTGATTTTCCATATATTGTTGTCGACTTTTCAGAGAAGGCGACCACCGCGCCCGCCACTActgatgcaaaaaaaacaaaggtggCGCCCGGGCCCTCGGTAGGCGAAGCCAAGGGAGACACCAAGGGCGAAACCAAACTGGGAATCATGGCGAGTCGACGCGATAACTTCTCTCAATGGTACACGGAGGTTATTACGAAGGCGGAAATGATTGAGTATTATGACGTCTCCGGTTGTTACATAATGCGTCCTTGGTCCTTCTTTATTTGGAAAAGCGTCCAAAAGTTCTTTGGCAGCCGCATTGAGGCGATGGGTGTTGAGGACTGCTATTTCCCTATGTTCGTGTCCAAGACGTGCTTGGAGCGGGAAAAAGATCACATTGAAGGCTTCGCCCCGGAGGTGGCATGGGTAACCAAAGCAGGCGAATCCGACCTCGAAGTTCCCGTCGCGATTCGTCCCACAAGCGAGACAGTTATGTACCCGTACTACGCCAAGTGGATCCGTTCGCACCGGGACCTTCCAGTTCGCTTGAATGCATGGAACAGTGTTGTGCGATGGGAATTTTCACACCCTATGCCTTTCATTCGTACGCGGGAGTTCCTCTGGCAAGAGGGTCACTGCGCGTGGCAGACCGAAGAGGAATGCTCCCGTGAAGTTTTGGAAATTCTTGATCACTATGCGGCTGTTTACACTGATCTACTTGCCGTACCAGTTGTGAAGGGCAAAAAGACGGAAAAGGAGAAGTTTGCTGGGGGGTACTACACGACAACAGTGGAAACATACATTGCAGCTGTCGGTCGTGGCTGCCAGGGTGGCACCAGTCACAACTTGGGTCAGAACTTCGGAAAGATGTTCAACATTTGTTTCCAGGACCCAGACAAAAATGATGACTCAACCCTGATTCCGTGGCAAAATTCGTGGGGTTTGTCCACCCGTGTCATTGGTGTTACCATTATGGTGCACGGTGATGACCGCGGCATAGTATTGCCACCACGCGTTGCCTGCTTGCAGGTTGTTATAATTCCCGTTGGCATCACCAAAGACACTCGACAAGAACAGCGCAACGTGCTTCTGGACGGGTGTAAGGCACTCGAAGGGGAGCTCCGCACCGCTGGCATCCGGGTGAAGGCTGACCTGCGCAACAACTACAGTCCCGGCTGGCGCTTTAACCACTGGGAGCTTAAGGGTGTGCCTGTCCGTGTGGAACTTGGACcgaaggaaatggaaacgAAACAGTTATCGTTGGTATTGCGCTGTGACGGTCAACGTCGCAGCGTACCCTGGGACGGTCGCATCGCTGAGACAATGTCTGACTTGCTCAACGAAATTCACAACATCATGTTCCAGAGGGCATCGAAGGAGGCGGAGGAGAACCGAAAGAAGATAACGCGATGGGATGACTTCACTGCAGCAATTAACAATAAATCGCTCGTGCTCGCGCCGTGGTGTGGCGCCGAATCGTGCGAAGATCAGGTGAAGAAGGACAGCGCTGAGGAGTCTAAGGCATTGCAGACCCAAGAGGAGCGGGAGGACGCCCGTGCGCCGAGTATGGGAGCGAAGGCTCTGTGCATACCGTTTGAACAGCCCGAATctgtggaaggaaagaagtgcATATGCAGATCTTGTGATAAACCGGCGCAGAAGTGGGTTTTATTTGGGAGAAGCTATTGA
- a CDS encoding acetyltransferase, putative — protein sequence MESIQALHAISFPVEYPDDYYNWLRSGSSVAIVAHVSHRDVVMDPHDTHSGVETELSTEAGVVEPPLVYSCLAGFCIGQLGHKRYEDGQLEPSPTGYLMSFAVDPRLRRRGVGELLLTRFLTYMFFNIPVPPLIRAGNGGLSFGKALAPVLKSFFTAVSSFLQQRLGIESHSEQLNNPPRDPKTLPDRPIDSGHSNLRCGVAEVWLHCLASDEALLRFYSSRGFMRVRVIRGFYMFDARLHDGMLLVIRRGDFSSLGNAVLQHGVCRYKQASTGSVGLRTDLTDGGEIVGLDEDLARVADIELFRS from the coding sequence ATGGAAAGCATACAGGCGCTCCACGCCATATCTTTCCCTGTCGAATATCCGGACGATTACTACAATTGGCTGCGCTCAGGATCGTCTGTGGCTATTGTTGCGCATGTATCTCATAGAGATGTCGTCATGGATCCCCATGACACGCATAGTGGAGTGGAAACAGAATTGTCTACGGAAGCTGGGGTTGTTGAACCCCCTTTGGTATACTCCTGTCTGGCTGGTTTCTGTATTGGTCAACTCGGCCATAAACGGTACGAAGACGGCCAGTTGGAGCCATCACCGACGGGCTATTTGATGTCGTTTGCCGTGGATCCAAGACTCCGCCGTCGCGGTGTTGGGGAACTTTTACTGACACGATTTTTAACATACATGTTCTTCAATATTCCTGTGCCGCCTCTCATTCGGGCAGGAAATGGTGGTCTCTCCTTTGGCAAAGCGCTCGCTCCGGTGCTGAAAAGTTTTTTTACAGCTGTTTCAAGTTTTttgcagcagcgtcttggAATAGAAAGCCATAGTGAGCAGCTGAATAACCCTCCAAGGGACCCCAAAACACTCCCTGACAGACCGATCGATTCCGGCCACTCGAACCTTCGCTGCGGTGTGGCGGAAGTCTGGTTACATTGCTTGGCATCAGATGAAGCGTTGTTGCGTTTTTATTCTTCAAGAGGTTTTATGCGGGTACGTGTGATACGTGGCTTTTATATGTTTGATGCCAGACTGCACGATGGCATGCTCTTGGTTATTAGGCGTGGCGACTTTAGCAGTCTAGGTAATGCTGTGCTTCAACATGGAGTCTGTCGGTATAAACAGGCAAGCACAGGTTCGGTTGGGTTGCGCACGGATTTGACGGACGGCGGCGAAATTGTGGGACTTGATGAGGACCTTGCGCGCGTTGCTGATATTGAGTTATTCAGAAGTTAA
- a CDS encoding cholinephosphate cytidylyltransferase A, putative has translation MVSHYLSDHSFFFTPLERDRVAHADTSVETRPVSFVTLVLHSLWVFLDSTFVPEAVAPNTITLVGLMSSVQSYQILSEYYDQTPQSHTAAATGPILMSSLLCVVAIMCGALDGVHARRCRSATPLGDIFSRVCSSVLRIFFALTLMKAFNIVDISTQWYALMVLQLIEFNTVLGRISAENLRGGKAKTVVYHLTYCFRDSELSFLILCALIARVVFPDMNFYSPVYPNFLRDAFIFLVMVSFTNLLLLKMEKKHKAAIAVCLATRVVPLFNIFSFTNNNVFSLISGSLAVGLLSTEVHVSNVSGRRVHAAVICICVGSVFNDILSIGASILYVIGMMADLSYSARIPLFAPVRNVFCDGVFDLCHAGHKNFLQNALLYGNRLIVGVCGDDECEAYKRRPIMTVDERVNEVKMCKFVSQVIRNSPVTGVTEEMIKRYNIHVVVCGDEYNRPDDTYYAVPRRMGILRTAPRTEGISTSLLIARIRDATEVELSRRDNASSRSTVMEGS, from the coding sequence ATGGTATCCCACTACCTGAGTGaccacagttttttttttacacctcTGGAGCGGGACCGCGTCGCACATGCAGATACAAGTGTTGAGACGCGTCCCGTTAGTTTTGTGACGTTGGTGCTCCACTCACTTTGGGTTTTTTTAGATAGCACTTTTGTGCCGGAGGCCGTGGCACCCAACACCATTACATTAGTGGGTTTAATGAGCTCCGTGCAGTCATACCAGATCCTCAGCGAGTACTATGACCAAACCCCTCAGTCACACACTGCAGCGGCAACTGGGCCCATATTAATGTCGTCTTTGTTATGTGTTGTAGCTATCATGTGCGGTGCGTTGGATGGTGTGCACGCAAGGCGGTGCCGCTCCGCTACGCCACTGGGTGACATATTTTCTCGTGTCTGCAGTAGTGTTCTGCGCATTTTCTTTGCTCTGACGCTCATGAAAGCGTTCAATATAGTTGATATCTCAACACAGTGGTATGCTCTAATGGTACTGCAACTGATCGAATTCAACACGGTGCTGGGACGCATAAGCGCTGAAAATCTGAGAGGAGGGAAGGCGAAGACAGTTGTTTATCACCTGACGTATTGCTTTCGTGACTCGGAACTTTCCTTCCTAATTCTCTGCGCGTTGATTGCAAGAGTGGTATTTCCGGATATGAACTTTTACAGTCCAGTCTATCCAAACTTTTTGAGAGATGCATTCATATTCCTTGTCATGGTGAGCTTCACAAACTTGTTGCTTCTGAAGATGGAGAAGAAACATAAGGCGGCGATTGCCGTGTGTTTGGCCACTCGTGTGGTGCCGCTGTTcaatatcttttctttcactaACAACAATGTATTCAGTCTTATCAGTGGATCTCTTGCTGTTGGTTTACTTTCAACGGAGGTGCATGTGAGCAACGTTTCCGGCAGGCGGGTGCATGCGGCCgtcatttgtatttgtgtgggATCCGTATTTAACGATATTCTTTCCATAGGCGCATCGATCCTGTACGTTATTGGGATGATGGCGGATCTGTCATATTCCGCGCGTATTCCCCTTTTCGCGCCTGTGAGAAATGTGTTCTGTGATGGTGTTTTTGACTTGTGTCATGCGGGACATAAGAACTTCCTGCAGAATGCTCTTCTCTACGGCAATCGCCTCAttgttggtgtttgtggAGATGATGAATGCGAAGCGTACAAACGACGGCCAATCATGACAGTCGATGAAAGGGTGAATGAAGTAAAGATGTGTAAGTTTGTTTCACAGGTTATTCGGAACAGCCCTGTTACCGGCGTCACTGAAGAAATGATCAAACGCTACAATATTCACGTGGTGGTGTGTGGTGATGAATACAACCGCCCTGATGACACGTATTATGCAGTGCCACGCAGAATGGGTATTCTTCGGACAGCACCACGTACGGAAGGGATATCAACAAGTCTGCTAATTGCCCGCATTCGTGATGCTACTGAAGTGGAGTTATCTCGAAGGGACAATGCGAGTAGTCGATCAACTGTTATGGAGGGGTCGTAG